One Puntigrus tetrazona isolate hp1 chromosome 25, ASM1883169v1, whole genome shotgun sequence genomic window, caagAACTATTGGAATTATCGTTCATTTCTTTAGCAGACATTGAaaagaaatataagaaataaaaattgtacgtttttatctattattgttttgtgtggTAATGTAAATAGGAAAAATGTAGGCCTACGCTGTCTACCCTAGCAACTAGAAACCTCCATCAATTTCAGCATGTGAATAAAATGTGGAAACATAAGATTCATGTTCATGCCACAAAACAACATGATCAGAAAAACACCCTTAAACAACTGAACAAAGTTATTCTTACAAGATAGGATTTTCTTTGTTCCAAGAGAAACCgcttttgtacagtttttacaTATAGTTACTAAATAGATATGTAACTCCCATTAGCATTGACCGGTCAAGAACATGACTGCAGGTCTCCTGGATGTTGGCTACTGTTAGTTTTTGACAAAGgtgaaactgaaagaaaaaacttttatgaTATGAAGGCTGACAACCACAAACATCCATTTCCATGCACCATTAcgattttttaaacatttttgttaaacaatTTCCTCTTATTATAGCGCAGACTCTCATTCTTTGTGGTTGCTTGCTACGTGCATAAATGTAGCAATGCTGGATAATGTCAGAATTCTGTATTATAATGCTGGGACAAATCCAAGAGGACATACAACAGCTCAAGATGatgtttaattcaaatattCTTCTCACAATAAATGACTACAGTCCTCCTTTACTGATATATGGGCAGTGGcaccaaaacaaaactgatgGTAAGCTTTAATAAAAGAACTGTATGCtataaatgattcataatttgtgatgctaaaatatttaaccaATATTTGTGCATGTAATGGCGTAAACAACATCTCTCCATTCAAGATGTTGCCCTTGAACTGTTAATTAGACATATTCAGAAATCAAACCTAGgtggggggttttttttttttgtttttgttttgcattgtttggcgacaggattttcattttcatcaacTATTTCTTTATTCCTGTCATTGACGTATTTTAACAAACTAATAGtgattgtaaaaatgttttacacttAAATCACAAGTGGTTcgtgaaatatataaataaaaaatgtattatatatcaaCGTGCTGTAACGTCTTTAGCATCTTTCCATAAAAGTATCATGCAATTTGTAGACGGTCCCTCAGATGGGTGATGACGACACCACACCGTCCCATAGACATGaacgtgtttttaattttttaatttttttaaatattcacttctgcagaaaaaaacatctatgCACTGCTcattatagtaaaaaataattctaaatatccttttaaaaattcatattagcAAAGCTATTGAACACGGAAGAGCGAAAACGAAACCAACTGTACCCCAGTTAACTGCAGGGTCTAAATAAACAATCAGGTCTAATGTTTCAAGAAGGCTatccaaaaatgattttacatcAAGAAATGGCTATTACTTTGCTCGTGCTGTCAGTTCCAGTAGTTCATTTAAAGGGTAAGATTTTAAATAGCCCGATTTGTGTAAAGGCTTAGGGCTCGTAATGCGCTTTAATTCACAGTTGTCGTAATGAATGCGCCATGTGAACGACATATTATATAATCTTACGTCTCTCTATcgttttataaaattacatcTCATATTGACTTACATCGCTAATACGGACTTCATTAAGCGGCATATATATAAACTACGCCTATgacaaaactataataaaacatatgcgTTTATTTTTTTCGCAGGTTCGCATTCTCTGAGTTTGCATTCAACATACATTAAAGGGAAAACGTTCTTTCCTGAATATAGTTACACGCTTATGCTGGATGATGTTGTAGTAGGACATTACAATTCAAAGACATGGACATATGTCCCAAGAGGAAATACTACTGATGAAGATAACGTGATTGACCCACAACATGTCCACACcattagtaaatatatttatgatgattttgTGGAGAGGTGGATCGTAATGGACGGGGGTAACCTTACTGGCAGTAAGTAAAGAAAGTTTCCAAGTGGTTTGGAAACTGTATTGGTAGTTTTTACATAAGTAATAAACGTAGGCTACTCTGTCTTCAAGGATTACAGACCTCTTTAGTTGAGTCACCTCATAAGTTATGTCCACTTAGGTCTTCAGGTTCATCAAAAGATGTTTCTGTGTGAACTACTGAAGAATGGCAAGACAGGACAAATGATCACCAGGAGTGCTTCCAAAGGCCTCACCACAGATGAGCTCTGTTACATCGACGGCAATTTTACTTATCAAGGAACGTCATACGTCACACAGCAAGAGCTCCAACCATACCTACAGCTGTCCATGTGGCTTCATGAGAGTTTGTACTACCCAGCTTGCATTAGAACTCTAAAAAATTACCTCAAGAAGAGAGGAAATCAAGTTAACAGAAAAGGTATGGATTCCGATCTTgcggaaaaaaagaaatataaggTTTTGAATTGACAGCCCTAAAATATTTAAgtcataaaatatgtgtttagTGGAGCAAAAAGTAAACGCACTGAAATGTGATTTACTGCATGTGTCTCTTTCCTGCTCCTTCTCTGTATAGTAAAACCCAGACTTAAACTAATCCAGAAAGCTATCTCTGATTCTGGAGGTTCTCGTGTGAGTTGTTTGGCGACAGGGTTTTACCCTCGTCACATCAACCTGACCCTGTTCAGAGACCAGCAGCCTGTAGCTGATCATGAGATCACTGGAGGAGATCTGCTGCCCAACGATGACGGGACGTACCAGATGAGGAAGAGTCTGGAGATCAGTGctgcagacaaacacaaatacacctGCTCCGTCACACACCTCAGTCTGGACAACAAACTGGACGTCACTCTGGGTAATCTGGTTTTATGCAAAATTAAGCAATAATcatgagaaaataataattgatggTATGATTTTTAACATGCTTGTTTCAGAGTTTGATCCAGGTGAACCATTTAAGTCAGTGATTCCTTCAGTGCTGATAGTTCTGGCTCTGATGTTGGTGTTTGGAACTGCACtcatcatatataaatacaggaGGAGACATGCAGGTAGAACAAGAACTGAAGTGAAAGAGAAATCATCCAGtgatattttcattaatttaatttccattAATAATTCTACAGCAGTTATTTCCTTTCTCATTATAGCTTCCTTAAAGAGTGACTATTCTCCTTCTTCTAGTGAgtacagtgttttaaatgttatatatttttgcaaatgtcTTTTGGCAAGTTACTGCCTGAAGAGGGACAATTTCTGTATTATtgtttgtagtaaaactgtgtagtaaaaattttataaataaaatgattgaatttTAGTGGCACTTTTTACTTAAtaacgaaaaaaaaattataatctttTCCAGCATCTGAAGAAAGCATGGGCACAGCATCTTCAAATtaattgtcaccaagccagcagagggagctcttacctctggatgacctgtgatcactccctctgctgctacctgacccgacctctgctaTTTGAGGCAGTATACTAAACACTGAAATGTCtgttgtttacataatgagctttaatttgtaatgtaatgtgcaACATTTGATCATGCAACAGACTGATGGAAATTCATATAGTATTAGTGGCaaatttttatgaatgttaTTTGTCGTTTTAGCATGATCTGATCAAAGGCTGCTGAAGGTTAGCTTTGGCTTCATGCTTCTTCCAAAAAATCATATGTATTTGTACAAACCTGTAAGAAACCTGCACAAAGAAAAATGCACACtgtaatcattaaattaaattaaacgaaAAATCACGAGATTTCATCATGACACACAGCAACATGAATGAGAGGAGAAACATTGGCAAAAAACagacagttttgttttaaatacgcTACTTTGATAAAGGGTCAAATGGATTTATATCCAATTTTTAGCAATATATGATTAAACGCCCTACTTTTGCATAAAATTATAAACTTTATGCTTTACAATTTCCAATACAAATCAGCAAGCGAGACCTAAAAGTCAAGTGAGTACATctgtaaaatgacattttaatccaaaaatgtagttGTGACCATATCAATACacttaaacctaaccttacACATGAgcaatgcctaaaatcagaggaaatgatagatcaATGACACTAATGTGTCACTATCATGTGTCAGCTATAAACTGttttttcaaatctgattggttaatcgcATTGGTTAATGTTTTTCGAGGGTTAACAAAGATGTTGGTTCAGGGACATGTCGCAGTACATGCTTGAAACAAGTCTGTACTTTGTTCCAAAGCTGATAATTTGCAAGAGCGGGCGCTCACTGAAAGCGTATCTTTGCAACACGGGGAAAAATCTTGCACTTAGACTACATCATTAGTAATTAATGTGGTAAAAAGAAACAAGTGGACTGCAAGTCAAGTATCTCAACAGAATAAAAGCAATTCCAGTATAGACTACAATGGCTAGACGGCTAATAATCATGAAAACCAGTGTTATAAAGTTAGAAACCCCTTTTGAGAATGTTTCAATAGTTTTAATGCTCTGGACTGGGTAAATATGCGATACTGATACACTTTAACAACCATTAACATGTAACTACAACTTGGaatagaaagaaacaaaacaagtaaagtgttactaatcCATTGTGAGGAATGGCTACAGTAGGGTTAAAGGAATGTGGGTCTGCTAGCCTGCTGCTGacagcttaaagctgctgctcAAGGAAATAACTTGCAGTTGTGCAAAAGTTGTCTTCGAGAGCAATATGCAATGCTCTGATTTGCTTGGGAGATGAGAAGAAGATGatcaagttatttatttttctgtgggGGTTTTCATTTCCAACCTTTGTTTCAGCAGGTAGGATTTCATATGATTTacgaaaaaaagcaaaatagattcataattcatattcaCTGATGTAATGTCAGTTTAGATCTCAACATTGTGAAGAGtcgttgcttttttttattgtttttattaacggtgcatttaaagaaatatgaatTTGTTTCAAAGTTTCTCAGTTAATTTTCATGATTAGAGCTTACAGCTCATAAACGTCAAACtccagtatctcaaaatattagaatatttcctaaaatcaatcaaaaaaaggATTTGCAAAGCAGAAAGTTTAAGTTCTTCAAAGTATATTCATTTCTGCCCTCAGTGCTTGGTCTGGTCTCCTTTAGCGCTGAATGGAAGAGATCAGTTTGTGTCTCTGCTGAGACAATGTTGAGCTTCAGCTCGTCTGTGTTGTTGGACACGTGATGGTCCACAAAGCACTTGCTGAAGTCCTAATTGAAAAGGAAATAAGCatctttataatgtattttagcaGAAGGAAGCataaagtgctccaaaatcCCCTGACTGAAGGCTGTGTTGACTTTTGACTTTGATGAAGCACAATGGACAAACACCAGCAGACATCACAGAATCCCAAACCATCACCGACTTCAGGAACTCCACACTGAACTTCAAGCAGCTTGGATCCTGTGCCTCTCCAGTCTTTCTCCGGACTCAAGACCTTGATttctaaatgaaatgcaaaatttaccTTTATCTGAAAAGAGTACCTTGGACCACTGAGTAACAGTGGAGATATTTTTCTCCTTAGCTCAGTTAAGATGCTTCtggtgttgtttctgtttcagaagcGTCTTGGTAGCTCTTTTCAGAAACAAGGGGCCTTCGGTGACTTAACCTCCTTGTGGAGTTCTTCTGAGGGTCTTCTGGATCAAGTCAGCAGTCTCCCCCATTATTGTGGCATCAAAGAACAAGAGATACCCAGAATTTCTATTGTAGGGATGttcatttaatgaaacttaaatataaatattctaatattctgagATACTGGATTTGGACTTTTATGAGCTGTAAgctcaaattaataaaaattaaaacaaaaaaacctgaaaaaaacttttcaaatgttttattttacatgtaatgaatctaaaatctaaaagaatctgaaagttaattttttttttaaagttactcaaaaaacgttttttacaatattgtaaTGTTAATTAGATGTacctgtattattttttatctagCTTTTTTTATCTAGcaagtaatttattattgtaaagtaGACTGTTTACCAGTTGGTTTTGTTATTACTTACTTTAATGATGatgaatttgaattattatcATTCTTTCACAGGTTCTCACTCTTTCACTTTGCTTATAACATACATTAAAGGAAACACTCAGTTTGCTGAATTTAGTGCCACATTTTGGTTGGATGACATTGTAGTACAATACTGTGATCAGAGGACTTGCGTTTCAAGAGGAAATACTACAAATGAAGATGATTTGTATTACTTAGGGGACAATGGCTCCATAGGAGCAGATTTATATGTGTATCTTGAGGAAAGATCAAGAAGTGAAAATCATACAGACAGTAAGTTCGTTTGATTTAATACTGGATGATAAAGTCAGTTCCAACATCTTCAGTTTTTGTTGTCCTCACAGGACTTGCAGTTTACCAGCTAATGGGTTTTTGTGAGCTGTTGGACAATGACGTACCAGGACGACTGATCACTAAGAATGCATTTAGTGGTTCTACTACAGAACAGTTGCTATATTTTGATGGCAGGTTTACATATAAGGGTccattaaaatatacagaacAGTACACAGACCGGACTCTGCAAGTGTCTCTGTGGTATCATGAGGTTTTAATCTACCCAAACTGCCTAAATACTCTTAGGGCTTTCCTTAAAAAGAGAGGTGCTCAGGTAAAGAGGAAAGGTAAGCACCCAACATGCTCTAATTTCtttgaataaatgcagtcttgtaGAGTACCACTACTACATTTTTCTTGTCTTGGACAGTAAAACCACGAGTCAGACTCATCCGGAAAGCTATCTCTGATTCTGGAGGTTCTCGTGTGAGTTGTTTGGCGACAGGGTTTTACCCTCGTCACATCAACCTGACCCTGTTCAGAGACCAGCAGCCTGTAGCTGATCATGAGATCACTGGAGGAGATCTGCTGCCCAACGATGACGGGACGTACCAGATGAGGAAGAGTCTGGAGATCAGTGctgcagacaaacacaaatacacctGCTCCGTCACACACCTCAGTCTGGACAACAAACTGGACATTGATTTGGGTACGATCTTTAGATCATTTaaacttctttcttctttcactgaaacctttttatttaacagacaaaaggaattagcaaaaaaaaattgcattgtgtTGAGTTAATCATGAACCTCTTGTTTGTTAACTGTTGCATAAAACGTTATCAAAGTGTCATAAAAGAATGTTTCTGTGATCTGTCATACTTTAGAGCTCACGGGGAAACATTTAAGCAGGTGATTTCCTCAGTGCTTGGGGTTTTAGCGTTGGTACTGCTGTTGATGGCTCTGCTTGCCATTTTTAAATGGAGAAGAAGGTATCAATCAGGTAATACATGacagaaaaaagaataaatgtgaTAGATCCATTCAgatataatgatttattgatgaacaatattttatgccgttgtatatatatatataatttttgtgttttgttgaagCCTCTTCTACAAGTGACTTCTCCTCTGCTTGTTGTGAGTATTTTCTGtgtagtttttgtctttttttgtcccTCTCACACCCATTATTGATCCTTGCACTGTAGCATAATGTGGCTTATTAATGTGCACAAAGAATAACAACAATACTGATTCATCTGAACATTTTCTAaccaggttttttttgtattttcagcagctgGAGACGATGTGGATAAATCAGGTTTACTGGTAAAgtaaattaagatttatttttgctatagAGAGTTCAGATAATAGCGTTtatcaataaattacattacatttcttaGATTTCATAGGTAGTTTCTAATCAATGTTCTAATTTCAGGTTTCAGCACCCGAAGGAAAAGTGGATAAAacataattagatttaaaataaatatatataatactagaAAGTACAGATGTATCCATAGAACATAATTGCTTAACTTTTATAATAACAGTGGCACGTGTATGTATTTCATCATAGGTTCTTTGTGTATACTTATAGCCTTGTTAGGGTTAACTGACCAGTGCTTTTTTCATTACATGTGTTGTGTTGAGTCAGATTTAGCCGtgatgtattgtattgtaacaGAAAGTTGTGTTTTGATGCAGTTTTACAATGCAATTTGACTTCCCTTTGTTTGcatcaaaaaactaaaatattggCATTTTACACAAAAAGCAACACCTTCATTATAATAGACCAATAAGTCACTACATGCCACAAGCCACTTGCACATACTAAAATTTAAGTGTCAGTGGTTATGTTTTATAGGAATCTGAACGGCACAATAAGTAGACATTTtaacccatttaaaaaaatcacttttaaagaaGTGGAAAAAGATTAATGATCAACTGAAATGTGCATTATTGTGTACTTTCCAGAGTTTGTAACCTTAAACAACCTGACATAAGATATTTCAGGAAATAAAACTCGCAAAACTTGCTTCATACTTTGGTACCTGACTCATAAGCTCATTTTCATAATCTGCGGCTGGGTTTTCACTAGCCTGCGTACAAGATGaacaatttatttgtttttgtgtatgtatttttagttcCTACATCTGTTgtaacaagtaagattttgtggCATTTACTattgaaagcatttttatagCTGCCGCAAAAATGCTTCgtattataatttatgtttcCCAAAAGGAGGTTTTATAACCACGGGTTTTCTCTAGGCAGGAAAGTAATATGTGTATCTGGCCAGCTTGTGTATCACCTGGGATCAAatttttgaaaatcattttttggcAAAACTATTTGATTTTGACTTGGAGGTTCGCACAGGTTGGTGTGTAGTTTTGAAATTGCGTTCATAACTGTGAGAAAACTGTGAACTGTTTCATGAATCGTGTTTTGGCGATCCATATTTATGCtgcatacacattttttttttccatttcaaattcaACCTCTTTTGTTTTGTGCCATGCGAGAAATACCGAATGTATTTGAACATCTATGAGAATGAgaactttttaatttcaaagtatttattataaaaaaggataataaataaacaacatatacAAATTTGCTCAAtagaaaaataagttatttgataaataattacaaatatatacattcacaaTGCagcaagctaaaaaaaaagtcttagttTATAGATGAATAATCTTGATTTTGGCAGCATAATCTCTCGTTGTGTTCTTCACTGAAAAAACCCGTGGCTGTAGTATGTAGCATCGTGTGTCGTTGAGCATGGAAACtgtaaagaggaaaaaacaatTTAGATATAGAATGTCTGCTATTTAAATCAAGTCATTAAATGAACGTTCAATATATGCCAAATAACAAAACACGGTGGAAAGGCTCCTTACCATATAGGTTTGTGCATCACTGAAGTTTGAAGTAGAAGGAAAGCTGTTTTCCATCTGTTGTGGTGAATCGCTGA contains:
- the LOC122331061 gene encoding major histocompatibility complex class I-related gene protein-like isoform X2, which produces MFQEGYPKMILHQEMAITLLVLSVPVVHLKGSHSLSLHSTYIKGKTFFPEYSYTLMLDDVVVGHYNSKTWTYVPRGNTTDEDNVIDPQHVHTISKYIYDDFVERWIVMDGGNLTGSLQVHQKMFLCELLKNGKTGQMITRSASKGLTTDELCYIDGNFTYQGTSYVTQQELQPYLQLSMWLHESLYYPACIRTLKNYLKKRGNQVNRKVKPRLKLIQKAISDSGGSRVSCLATGFYPRHINLTLFRDQQPVADHEITGGDLLPNDDGTYQMRKSLEISAADKHKYTCSVTHLSLDNKLDVTLEFDPGEPFKSVIPSVLIVLALMLVFGTALIIYKYRRRHAASLKSDYSPSSTSEESMGTASSN
- the LOC122331061 gene encoding major histocompatibility complex class I-related gene protein-like isoform X1, with protein sequence MFQEGYPKMILHQEMAITLLVLSVPVVHLKGSHSLSLHSTYIKGKTFFPEYSYTLMLDDVVVGHYNSKTWTYVPRGNTTDEDNVIDPQHVHTISKYIYDDFVERWIVMDGGNLTGSLQVHQKMFLCELLKNGKTGQMITRSASKGLTTDELCYIDGNFTYQGTSYVTQQELQPYLQLSMWLHESLYYPACIRTLKNYLKKRGNQVNRKVKPRLKLIQKAISDSGGSRVSCLATGFYPRHINLTLFRDQQPVADHEITGGDLLPNDDGTYQMRKSLEISAADKHKYTCSVTHLSLDNKLDVTLEFDPGEPFKSVIPSVLIVLALMLVFGTALIIYKYRRRHAVISFLIIASLKSDYSPSSTSEESMGTASSN
- the LOC122331064 gene encoding major histocompatibility complex class I-related gene protein-like isoform X1, with amino-acid sequence MIKLFIFLWGFSFPTFVSAGSHSFTLLITYIKGNTQFAEFSATFWLDDIVVQYCDQRTCVSRGNTTNEDDLYYLGDNGSIGADLYVYLEERSRSENHTDRLAVYQLMGFCELLDNDVPGRLITKNAFSGSTTEQLLYFDGRFTYKGPLKYTEQYTDRTLQVSLWYHEVLIYPNCLNTLRAFLKKRGAQVKRKVKPRVRLIRKAISDSGGSRVSCLATGFYPRHINLTLFRDQQPVADHEITGGDLLPNDDGTYQMRKSLEISAADKHKYTCSVTHLSLDNKLDIDLELTGKHLSR
- the LOC122331064 gene encoding major histocompatibility complex class I-related gene protein-like isoform X2, encoding MIKLFIFLWGFSFPTFVSAGLAVYQLMGFCELLDNDVPGRLITKNAFSGSTTEQLLYFDGRFTYKGPLKYTEQYTDRTLQVSLWYHEVLIYPNCLNTLRAFLKKRGAQVKRKVKPRVRLIRKAISDSGGSRVSCLATGFYPRHINLTLFRDQQPVADHEITGGDLLPNDDGTYQMRKSLEISAADKHKYTCSVTHLSLDNKLDIDLELTGKHLSR